A single window of Tenericutes bacterium MZ-XQ DNA harbors:
- a CDS encoding phosphate transport system regulatory protein PhoU: MTLRQHLEEMIEELKKQVAEMADLALSNLREGLDAFKNNDLELAKVVIKKDDQVDQYEEEIAKQALKIIWREQPVASDLRLVTGILKLITDLERIGDHATDIAEMTLHLEGSLNKRVLPITSKMAEIVEEMVLLSIKGLVHVNEEIAQEVIKKDDLVDELFQQLITKMTTELKNDKIDANELIYVLMVAKYFERVGDHAVNIAQWIIFMVKGTHKNTLLF; encoded by the coding sequence ATGACATTAAGACAACATTTAGAAGAAATGATTGAAGAACTAAAAAAACAAGTTGCAGAGATGGCAGATCTTGCCTTAAGTAATTTAAGAGAAGGTTTGGATGCATTTAAAAATAATGATTTAGAGCTTGCTAAAGTAGTCATCAAAAAAGATGACCAAGTTGATCAGTATGAAGAAGAGATCGCTAAACAGGCGTTAAAAATTATATGGAGAGAACAACCAGTCGCAAGCGATCTTAGGCTGGTTACTGGTATTTTAAAACTCATTACAGACTTAGAGCGTATTGGTGATCATGCTACAGATATCGCAGAAATGACACTTCACCTAGAAGGTAGTCTAAATAAAAGAGTTTTACCAATTACATCTAAAATGGCTGAAATTGTTGAAGAAATGGTTTTATTAAGTATAAAAGGATTGGTTCATGTGAATGAAGAAATTGCACAAGAAGTCATTAAAAAAGATGATTTAGTCGATGAATTATTCCAACAACTCATCACAAAGATGACAACTGAACTAAAAAATGATAAAATTGATGCAAATGAGCTCATTTATGTGCTCATGGTTGCTAAATATTTTGAGCGTGTTGGTGATCATGCAGTAAACATAGCACAATGGATTATCTTCATGGTTAAAGGAACACATAAGAATACATTGTTATTCTAA
- a CDS encoding phosphate ABC transporter ATP-binding protein, with protein MTIVENKKTFEVKNLDLYYGEKQALINIELPIYEKEVTALIGPSGCGKSTFLRTLNRMNDLVESCKISGDVSYHGQNIYDQNTDVIGLRTKVGMVFQKPNPFPMSIYDNIAYGPKCQGLKNKQELNEIVETSLKQAALWDEVKDRLKESALSLSGGQQQRLCIARTIAMKPEVILMDEPTSALDPVATAKIEDLVVELKKDYTIVIVTHNMQQAARISDKTAFFLMGELVEFGDTNHVFSTPENKKTEEYITGRFG; from the coding sequence ATGACAATAGTTGAAAATAAAAAAACATTTGAAGTAAAAAATCTAGATTTATATTATGGTGAAAAACAAGCTTTAATCAACATAGAACTACCGATTTATGAAAAAGAAGTTACAGCGCTAATCGGTCCTTCTGGATGTGGGAAGTCCACATTTTTAAGAACGTTAAATCGAATGAATGATTTGGTTGAATCATGTAAGATTTCTGGTGATGTTTCATATCACGGACAAAACATTTATGATCAAAACACTGATGTTATTGGACTTAGAACGAAAGTCGGTATGGTTTTCCAAAAACCTAACCCCTTTCCAATGAGTATTTATGATAACATTGCTTATGGTCCAAAATGCCAGGGTTTAAAAAACAAACAGGAGTTGAATGAAATTGTTGAAACTAGTTTAAAACAAGCAGCTCTATGGGATGAAGTTAAAGACAGGTTAAAAGAAAGTGCATTGTCGTTATCTGGTGGACAACAGCAAAGACTTTGTATTGCTAGAACGATTGCGATGAAACCAGAAGTGATACTAATGGATGAGCCGACTTCTGCGCTTGATCCGGTTGCAACCGCAAAAATAGAAGATTTAGTGGTAGAATTAAAGAAAGATTATACAATTGTTATCGTAACACATAACATGCAACAAGCTGCGCGTATATCAGATAAAACAGCATTCTTCTTAATGGGTGAGCTCGTTGAATTTGGGGATACAAATCATGTATTTTCAACCCCAGAAAATAAAAAAACAGAAGAATATATCACCGGTAGATTCGGGTAA
- a CDS encoding phosphate ABC transporter, permease protein PstA — MSMLNRNKRENLYKGITYGASFISLGVLLLIVGYVFLNGFRLLNFDLITNNYTAVTYIADLDEGFELGNYTTSKEFNEETFYSEKWGLALTDDTDLQGKNVIVVTYVHPDSPLHTLQNKGVGDPNLDLRTEYEVIRIAFDGAASALSSRGAENMINLLDQQDNIRELEFATTGGGIRGSIITTLYLIVLTLVFALPIGIGAAIYLNEYAKNNKFNRMLRSFIETLTGVPSIIYGLMGLAIFVPITIRLTSATTGNLISGSMTLAVILLPVIIRTTEESLKVVPDDYRFASLALGASKTQTVFKVILPNAFSGILTATLLAIGRIIGESAALVFAIGTSIKDDVYLTDRSTSLAVHIWSMMTDEPANIELSSTIALIILMIVLVLNISIKLVSKRFMRKYGVVR, encoded by the coding sequence ATGTCCATGTTAAATAGAAATAAAAGAGAAAATTTATATAAAGGGATAACATATGGTGCTTCGTTTATATCTCTTGGTGTATTATTGCTGATTGTAGGATATGTATTTTTAAATGGATTTAGATTATTAAATTTTGATTTAATTACCAATAATTATACTGCAGTTACTTATATTGCAGATCTGGATGAAGGATTTGAGTTAGGTAATTATACAACAAGTAAAGAGTTTAATGAAGAGACTTTTTATTCGGAAAAATGGGGGCTAGCATTAACTGATGATACTGATTTACAAGGTAAAAATGTGATTGTAGTGACTTATGTTCATCCTGATTCACCACTCCATACACTTCAAAATAAAGGTGTAGGTGATCCTAATTTAGATTTGAGAACTGAATATGAAGTGATCAGAATTGCATTTGATGGTGCAGCAAGCGCTTTATCAAGCCGTGGTGCAGAAAACATGATCAATCTCCTTGATCAACAAGATAATATTAGAGAATTAGAGTTTGCGACCACGGGTGGAGGCATTAGAGGTTCTATTATTACAACACTTTACTTAATTGTATTAACCCTCGTATTTGCCCTTCCTATTGGTATTGGTGCAGCAATCTATTTAAATGAATACGCAAAAAATAATAAATTTAATCGTATGTTAAGATCATTTATTGAAACTTTAACTGGTGTACCATCGATTATTTATGGTCTCATGGGTCTAGCCATATTTGTACCCATAACCATTAGACTAACATCAGCAACTACAGGGAATCTAATTTCTGGTTCAATGACTTTAGCAGTAATTCTATTACCAGTGATTATTAGAACGACAGAAGAAAGTTTAAAAGTTGTTCCTGATGATTATAGATTTGCAAGCTTAGCTTTAGGAGCAAGTAAAACACAAACAGTGTTTAAAGTCATTTTGCCGAATGCATTTAGTGGTATTTTAACAGCAACATTACTGGCAATCGGTAGAATTATTGGTGAAAGTGCTGCGTTAGTATTCGCAATCGGTACATCGATTAAAGATGACGTGTACCTAACAGATAGATCAACCTCTTTAGCAGTGCATATATGGTCGATGATGACTGATGAACCTGCAAATATAGAGTTATCATCAACGATAGCATTAATTATCTTGATGATTGTATTAGTATTAAATATATCAATTAAGTTGGTATCAAAAAGATTTATGAGAAAGTATGGTGTAGTCAGATGA
- a CDS encoding phosphate ABC transporter permease subunit PstC: MQQLLNLRKSKNGKNKIIDIITRNFLFFLAILSSSFVFVVVGVILVKGITPFISDNGGLGSVSLWRFLTGDTWLIGESFNSNLYSVGFIIVSTLFIAFLSLLLSFPVGVLTALFIAKIAPKRLAETLRTVIELLASIPSIIYGLFGAGFVLKFVYNFSALIGYQSKGGNSMLAAVIVLAIMTIPTITSISEVAIRSVDKEIIHGSLALGATPMQTNFKVVLAAAKSGIFTSAILGVGRALGEATAVSLVAGGRRSGLSFNILDTTSTLTTTMLEGMKETVGLDYDIRFSVGIVLMAVILLTNLILNTIKKKVGHVHVK; this comes from the coding sequence ATGCAGCAATTATTAAATTTAAGAAAATCAAAGAACGGAAAAAACAAAATCATTGATATCATCACAAGAAATTTTTTATTCTTTCTTGCGATTTTATCATCATCATTTGTGTTTGTTGTTGTAGGTGTTATCCTAGTCAAAGGAATCACACCTTTTATCAGTGATAATGGTGGACTAGGATCAGTGAGTTTGTGGAGATTTTTGACAGGAGATACATGGCTCATTGGTGAATCTTTCAACTCTAATCTATACAGTGTAGGGTTTATCATAGTAAGCACATTGTTTATCGCCTTTTTATCACTATTATTAAGTTTTCCTGTAGGTGTATTAACTGCTTTATTTATTGCAAAGATTGCACCAAAAAGACTTGCTGAAACGTTAAGAACGGTTATAGAACTTTTAGCATCGATACCCTCAATTATTTATGGTTTATTTGGTGCAGGTTTTGTATTAAAATTCGTATATAATTTTAGTGCACTTATCGGCTATCAATCAAAGGGTGGTAACTCTATGCTAGCAGCTGTGATTGTGCTAGCAATTATGACAATACCAACAATTACTTCAATTAGTGAAGTTGCAATTAGATCAGTAGATAAAGAAATTATTCACGGTTCACTAGCATTAGGAGCAACGCCTATGCAAACGAATTTTAAAGTTGTATTAGCGGCAGCTAAATCTGGAATTTTCACATCTGCAATATTGGGTGTAGGTAGAGCACTGGGTGAAGCAACTGCAGTCAGTTTAGTCGCTGGTGGTAGAAGATCTGGACTATCTTTTAATATACTAGATACAACATCCACTTTAACAACAACTATGCTTGAAGGTATGAAAGAAACTGTAGGCTTGGATTATGATATACGCTTTTCAGTTGGTATTGTTTTAATGGCAGTGATATTGCTTACCAATTTAATCTTGAATACGATTAAAAAGAAAGTAGGTCATGTCCATGTTAAATAG